A single genomic interval of Thermoanaerobaculia bacterium harbors:
- a CDS encoding leucyl aminopeptidase — protein MAKLLWRPARKFPETHYFVPEKGKAPGGLGRRTPDCPGETFWIDGDRRPAILVHRYKPGASLLAALRAATRQAAHSMQKRGTSSALFVYPPGAAAIAPALLAHVALSDYDFRRYRSGGKRPRLTLGVDVEGAEVSAADRRAAEVAAEMAEWARDLGNTPANDLGSRELTAIVASAARRDGLYFRALSPAEIRRERMGGVLGVSSGSRRPPGFLILAHRPRASRGNVVLVGKGITFDSGGISIKAAASMGEMKFDMMGAATALAIVRAARRLALPVTVTALTPIAENVPSGTSYRPGDILRMRNGKTVEVDNTDAEGRLILADALSYAEKFHPDAIIDFATLTGAVLVALGHECAGVMGNDDRLVGELLAAGERTGDRFWRLPLWDEYRELLKSDYADMKNTGGRWAGTVSAAIFLKEFVPAGIPWAHCDIAGTAHFEKARAGYPAGASGFGIAATLDFLRRRAGGPGARRRAPAVRRRRRRAT, from the coding sequence ATGGCGAAGCTGCTCTGGCGTCCCGCTCGGAAGTTCCCGGAAACGCACTATTTCGTTCCCGAGAAGGGCAAGGCCCCCGGCGGACTCGGCCGCCGCACCCCCGACTGCCCGGGCGAGACCTTCTGGATCGACGGCGATCGCCGGCCCGCCATCCTGGTGCACCGGTACAAACCGGGCGCCAGCCTCCTCGCCGCCCTTCGCGCGGCGACCCGCCAGGCCGCGCACTCGATGCAGAAGCGGGGCACGTCCTCGGCGCTCTTCGTGTATCCCCCGGGGGCCGCGGCGATCGCCCCGGCGCTCCTCGCCCACGTCGCGCTCTCCGATTACGACTTCCGCCGCTACCGGAGCGGCGGGAAGAGACCGCGTCTGACGCTCGGGGTCGACGTCGAAGGGGCGGAGGTCTCCGCCGCGGATCGGCGCGCCGCCGAGGTCGCCGCGGAGATGGCGGAATGGGCGCGTGACCTCGGGAACACGCCCGCCAACGACCTCGGCTCGCGGGAGCTGACCGCGATCGTCGCCTCCGCCGCCCGCCGGGACGGCCTCTATTTCCGCGCGCTCTCGCCCGCGGAGATCCGCCGCGAGAGGATGGGAGGCGTGCTCGGCGTCTCTTCGGGGAGCCGCCGCCCTCCGGGGTTCCTGATCCTCGCCCACCGTCCGCGGGCCTCCCGCGGAAACGTCGTGCTCGTCGGGAAGGGGATCACGTTCGATTCCGGCGGGATCTCGATCAAGGCCGCGGCGTCGATGGGGGAGATGAAGTTCGACATGATGGGCGCCGCGACCGCCCTCGCGATCGTGCGCGCCGCTCGCCGCCTCGCGCTCCCCGTCACCGTGACGGCGCTCACTCCGATCGCCGAGAACGTGCCCTCCGGGACCTCCTACCGGCCGGGCGACATCCTCCGGATGCGCAACGGAAAGACCGTCGAGGTCGACAACACCGACGCGGAAGGGCGCCTGATCCTCGCCGACGCGCTGTCGTACGCGGAAAAGTTCCATCCGGACGCGATCATCGACTTCGCGACCCTGACGGGCGCCGTGCTCGTCGCGCTCGGCCACGAGTGCGCGGGGGTGATGGGGAACGACGACCGGCTCGTCGGCGAGCTGCTCGCCGCCGGCGAGCGCACGGGCGACCGGTTCTGGCGTCTCCCGCTCTGGGACGAGTACCGCGAGCTCCTGAAATCCGACTACGCGGACATGAAGAACACCGGCGGGCGGTGGGCCGGTACCGTCAGCGCGGCGATCTTCCTCAAGGAGTTCGTCCCCGCCGGGATCCCCTGGGCGCACTGCGACATCGCCGGAACCGCGCACTTCGAAAAGGCGAGGGCGGGATATCCCGCCGGGGCCTCCG